The Panicum virgatum strain AP13 chromosome 3N, P.virgatum_v5, whole genome shotgun sequence genome includes the window CTGGCGAGTGCACCTCTGTTCCATCAGCCAAAGCTACCTACAAATCCCAATCTTTCAAGAGGTAGAAAGCAATGAATTGAAATATGCTTACAGTACAGGTTAATCGGAGGACTCACCCCTTCAACCTTTCCTGTAGTTTCATTAACCATCACTTGGGAAACCTAGACATGAACAATGGATCAAGTCAAGCATGGTACCAAACATGGAAGGTAAAGCACAATTACGAAAATTAACCATTGTTTCCGGCTCTAGTTgggtttcaactttcaactctagcctaccccaacttactTGGGAAAGAAACGCTTGGGTTGTTAGTTGTTAGTTAGCCATGATGTATTACAAATGGCCTTTTTCTTTGGAAAATCCAGTTAAGAGTTCTTAATAATTGACCATTTTGTTTTCTGTTTCAATTTACGAAATTCAATCAGCCAAAGAGTAGCTTTCCATATCAAAAAGCTAGTATCAtgccaaaaaaatttggaaaagtACCTCAGCATTTGTTACAATCTGTACTCCTGCTTCAAGAGCTGCTTTGCTTATAGCTGATGACACTGAACCCATACCACCTTGGACATACCTGAAGCAGGTGTATTATTTTCTTTATTCAAATAGCAAGTTTTCTAAAAATCTGAAACAAACGTGAGCTAACAAAACAACTAATAGTGCACCCAACATACTAACGAGCAGATTTGACTAAATAGTATGATGCCATTTTCTATAACAGTAATCCTTGAAAACTTGTTTGCCCAGCCAGTGGATATACACAGCAGTTGGCATTCGGTTCAGTTTAGTCCATGCTAGTGATCCGTGCATCAGTACATGGATTCAGGTGTAGAATAGTGAAGGCTATATTTTTCATAGTTTAATAGAAAATAACAAAGATAAGCATCTCAAAGAGTTAAAGGTAGAAGCATACGCCCAAACACCACGTCGACCACCAGTCTCCCCCATTACATGGTGCAGAAGAACATATCCAGAACCTGGAGTGTTGACACCAGCCTACAGAGGGAAGATGCAGCGATGAAAGGACAACAGTCTAGGAAAGGAAAAGGATTTTGCTTAGTTCATTCAAAGCACTCTTACCATGGTACCTATCACTGCATCAGTTGCAAGAGTCGCCTTCAAAACCTCGCTCTGTAGTAGATAGCACTCAATAAGAAGCCTTGTTGTTCACAGGTATAAGAATATTAAGTGCAGGTTGTCAATTGCAATAAAGCAATCACACAGTTGCTTCACATGATGAACAGAAGTGTCCAAGAACATATGGAAATAAGCTTTCGACCTCAAACCAGCAGTTCAAGATTTTCGATGCCGGCGAAAGGAGGAGGTCAAAGAATTCCCTGCAAaccacaaattttttttagaaagggTGCTACTAAATTTACATACATTGCATTGAGTATAAATGGTGCGGATCATGAGCATTGACAAAAGGTCAGTGCTTAGTACTCACACCATGttcttctgcccctgctgcatCACATGCCGAAGAAGATTTCCCCAGAATGCTGACTTATCGACCCTATCCTTCATCCTGTCAACCATAGAGGTGTGGAAGTCCTGCCTCAGCTCGGGTGGAGCCGAGTCAATGACAAAGTCCATGAGCTTGCAGAACTTCTCCAGCTGCTCCTCGTACCTACACATTCACATACAGATCCTACCAATATCATTCTAAAGAGCTAAATGTGCATACAAACAGCAGGAATCTAAACATTTAATCTAAGGTCACTCCAAGCAAAACTGCACCTTGGGTACGCATTTGCATCCTTGTTGGAGAACTTGCTGATCTCTGAGTGGTTCAGCTCTGCATCCGGACCAAGAAGCAGGTATCTGCCGTCTAGGCATGGTGTGAACGATGACGGGCTCCGCGGCAGCAGCTTCAGCCCGTGCCTCTCCAACTCCAGATCGCTTAAATATGCAGGCAccggcaacagcagcagtagTATCATCAGCATCACATACAACGCAAAGCATCGGAAGTTCAGAGTTCAGTAAACAGAACTAGCCTCATTGATTGAGGAATGCATCTACGCGCAAGTATGCAATGCGTGAATTTGAAAGCAGCGGAGGTTGTGCGTGCCTAATCGCAAAAGACGTGTCTTGGGAGGAGTTACCGGAGGATGGCGGGGCGGAGGAGGCTGAGGAGGTAGCTGCAGCGGGAGAAGCGGAAGCCCGGGACGAGGTCGGACTCCGACACCGCGGCGCCTCCCAGGACGCCCCGGCGCTCGAGCACGGCGACGGAGCGGCCCGCGCGGGCGAggtaggcggcggcgacgaggccgtTGTGGCCGCCGCCGATCACCACTGCGTCCCAGCGCTTGCCCCTGGGCAGCTGCGACGACGTGGGGGCCGATGACGCCGCGCCCGTGGAGAGGCATCGGCGGCGGGCGAGCAGgaggcgcctcgccgccggcgacatcgGGGTTTTGTTTGGGTTCagccgccggggcggggtcgcAGCGGTCACTCACTGCACAGGTCAGGCTCGGGGGCGTCCGGGCGTGAGAATCTTTCGCTTTCCGATGGTGATTCGTGTGCGGGTGGTGCACGCTGCAGATTTGCGCGAATGGTACATAGAAAACGGATTCCGATGAGTGCGTGTTGCTAGGCGTAGGCCGCGAACGGTGGAAGCAAAAGAAGCACGAGTTCGACTCTTATGTTTTCAACAAATAGGAGGTGCCGTTATGATCACTGCAGTAGAAAATAGTATTATTATGGTTTGTAGCAGCGCTAATAACATTTTGAGAATTCTACCGCTAAATTCTATAACTCGTTGTTCAAAATATTGGTTCAACCCCATATGTGATGCTCCTACATTGGAGCTACTATTTTTGTAGGCGTGGCTATTCTAAGGTTTTCAAATCAGtccatgaatgattgtataaATGTGCCCAGATAGTAAGGGCGTGTTTAGGTCGTGAATTTTTTTGGgtttggctactgtagcactttcgtttttatttgataattagtgtccaatcatgtactaattaagctcaaaagattcatttcatcatttacagctaaactgtgcaattagttatttttaaattatatttaatgctccatgcatgtgtctaaaaattcgatgtgatggggaattttgaaaaaaatttggaactaaacagggcctaactgGTTGAGAAGTATTTCTTCGCGTTTTAAAAAATTGTAGTATTATTAGAGCTTCTCCGGTGATCTTTCCAGGTGAGTTTGAATCATGTGATTAAAAAAAGCGAGCATGTCCCGATGAATCGACTCCTCCAGGGGTTGAGTCTATACTCTACTAGTGGATTGCGCGCGCGTTGCGCGCGCATAATTCCTTTGTAATCTTAGTAGTAATTATTATGGTAGTAGTAGATGTTTTGAAATACAGAGAAATTAAAAATAGTATGTGAATTTTACAATATCTAATAGGGAAATGGATAAAGGAAGGGCAGAGCTAAAGTTTTATAAATTTCTATTTTTTCCAGGTGTAAACTAATAAAATCGTAATTGGTTAGTTCGTGCAAAACTGCCCAGATAGCATATGTAGCCTAAGTATTAAAGAGGACTCACACTCAAGTAGAAAATGTAATCCAAATGTTAAGGAGGGCGGAGATATGACACTTTAAGCAGTTTGGGAAGCGCAAGAAGTATTTGAAATCGTCAAATGAGTTAAATTATTGCCATCAtttttgtcagacccggggcagtccCAAGCCAAATATACCTCTGTTTTTGCTTTACAAAGCGCAGTAACTGTATGAATAAATTTGGTAGAGCTATAAGTGTCATAAGATAGGCAAAACAACTAAATTGTCCATACAGAGAGGATTACAATAGTTCGATGATAATTTATCTTAAACAACCAGTTCAGTCATATTTTGTTAAGCTAGCAAAATGCTAAACATTTACAAAGGATACCAAGGCAGATCTACATGCAGACATGCAGCTCAGGTGTAAAGGTTGCTGTCTGCATGGAATTTTAATTCAACACAAACCTACTGAATTATCACATGGAGAAGGTGCAAACACACTCAACAAAATTTGGTGGACAAATTCCATATCCCAATTAACAATACTAACTAAAATTACTCGCATTCATTAAATAAAAGAGGAATAATGTCAAGGTATTATAGGGACAATAAAAGAACTGAATTGCTTGCTCCTGTTGTTCACAATCAACTTCATGTGTGAGGACATACAGTGTTGCCTGTTCCAAATTTGAGAAGAAAAACAACCCAAAAAGAATGACAGCAGGTTCTCATTAAGCTTAACACCGCAATGAGGGCATCAGAAGACAAGAGAAAATTagataaatattttaattttttatacatTAATTGGTTAGCAATTGAGTCTGACTTAATTACATTGTTTGATATACAATAGTACAATATGAGCATCAATTAAAAGGAGACCCATATAGTGTATTGCGTACCTACAGTGTAGTAGTCCTCATCTGGATCAGCATTGTAGCTGTCATCACTTGTTTGTTCTTGTTTGTACCAAACGACTCCTCAAGTTCCTTTTCAGCTGAAAGCATGAGTTCAGTACCGAAATTGCTGAGCAGGATAAGCTTTGGTTGTAAATGGTTAGAAATGAAGCTCTTTTGTTAATAAATATTGACTGGTAGTAGATTTATAAGAAATTTCATTGTATCCTAATCAAATTTACATGCAGCAGGGAACCAATATGTATCTATAGCACGGTATACAACTAAATAGATATGAATGAGATGAAAAAATAAGGTTGAGGCAGCATTCATGCACTTTCTAGTATACCATCCAATTACAACTGTGTGTTACTAATAGAGGTGCCACTTACATAGTAGCTTTGGATAGTGCAGTTTTTAAGAGCAAGGAAAGGCCTAACAGTCTAggtagcatatatatatatggttgaCAGGTTTCTGGTACCCCAAAGTGGACAAAATTAAGTAAATTTTAGGATGATTTGCTGACAGGGAAGGCACATATATATCGTCCTCTGTATGCTCAATAATTGATATAAAGAGCACATAAAAAAGTATGTAACAGTATCTGTTTTTTTTATTGGACAAATCTGGCTTGGGAAAaaatgctatgttgttgttgttggacaAACCTGGCTGTTGGCCTGCGGTGGTAGTAGCTACAGACGTAGCTTGCTGAGGTAACGGTCTGCTAATCATCCGAGCACATGAAGAAGCTACTAAAGAAAACATGAGCACGATGGGACCTTGTAGCTAGCTTAAAATGGATGCAAATAGTAACTGAGAACTGCACAACTGAGCAAATAATTTTACTGGGCAACTTCAGTACAAAAATGGTAGCGGGAAGAAATAACCATTCATTGTACTGTAATTAGAAAGGGACGATAAATTTTACAataattgtaataataattaaatGGTACAGTGATAAATAATAGGCAGTTTTATAAAATCGTAGTTAACAATCCAATTCACTATGTAAGCACTGGAAAAGAGATAGATTCTATACAGTtactttgtgtttttttttgaaaaactcgGTTGAATAGGACGCCGCAGCGAAGACGCACTGAAATTTCCTGGAAGTGGAAGCAACAGTAGCGTTTTTTACGGACCTGAGCGACTTCGTGATGGGTACGGGACAGACAGCACTGGCGGCACTATTTACTTTACgactttggtagattagataaCTGCGCGGGAGCTCGTGAGGGGAACCTGCAGTGTGAAAAGCTCTGCCCGGCAACGCGGGAAGAGGCAGGTTGCAGTCGACACTGGCCACAGATACGAAATCgaatggtaaaaaaaaattaagacgACGGGCCACGGAGTCCCGCACGAATCATATTAGAAATACCTACCCTACCATTGAATAAAAAAGTCCAATCTTCCTCTCCGGCGCAATGGTAGGCAGGCGCTTCACTGCATATTCTGATTCTTTATTCATTATGAGTCAATGCAAGATTGAGAGTCGATTTTCTCTCCCTCCTGCTATGATTCGGTTTGCTGCAGCGGTAAAGATTCATTTTGGGAAATTCACGTCGGAGGATGGTTCGACCACCGGAGATAACAATAAGGCATGTGAAGCATCCAAGCACGGCCGTGGACCATCTCTTCAAGTCATTGAGAGCTCCCATGTTTTGACGGCAACATGAACAATACACTAGTGTAAAACTAAACTGATTCTTGATTTCGGAGTCCGTATAAGGTCCGACGGAAACATAAGCCAGGAAACAGTATAAGTAACTTTAATTTTTTCTCTGCTCACCAAGCGGTCCCATGGTCTAGCGGTTAGACATTGGACTCTGAATCCAAATCCAGTAACCCGAGTTAAAATCTCGGTGGGGCCTTATTGTTTGCAATTTTCTTccgtcttttttttctctctctctcttttcccctgtCATGGTTCATGGATGGGAAAACTTTGTTACACAAGTGGCaccttttgaaaaataaattgcGTGTCCCGGATGCCAGAAGCGACAATCTTTCTCATCACTTTCTGAAAGGAAGACTGGAAGAGGATGGCGACGACACACCTTAACGCTAATCACCATCAAAGATAAGATAATCCATGGCATGGCATGCCACGGTCAGCAACGACGTGGCACTTTGTCCGTTGGGTCGCGTGCGGCGGTGGGTTCCACGTCGTCCTTGCTGCCTTGCCGTCGGGGTAGGTAGGGGCCTTGAGAGAAGGGTAGGGACGCCATTTGGCTCGTCGAGATATTTTCGGTGTCCTGCCTCAAGGGGGAGGGCTGCAGCGCCAAAAGCGGGTCAGtctgggccccaccacctcacgAGGGGCCTGGTCGGCCCAGGACGTCAGGGTCCGGACCGGACTTGTGCTCCGGGGACACCGCTACCGACACCAGAAGAGCTGCCGACACCGCTACCATCATCAAATCAGGctctgtttagttggtgaaaaagtttgaatttggctactgtagcatattttgttattatttgataattaatattcaatcatAGATTagttagcatcattagattcatctcgtagaaATCAGTTAGaccatgtaattagttattttttcaactgcatttaatgctccatgcatgtgtccgaaaattcgacGTGACGGATACTGCGCAAACtattttggtaactaaacgcaGCCTCATTTGGCAAATCTTGAGTAGTCAACTCAATTACAGATCATTAATTCTGACCACCCAGTGAAATGTAAGGCTCCATTTGGATGTAGATATTGAGCTCTCGGAATTGAATTGGGCATCAATATCAAATCAGACTAGTATTAGAAATAGATTACAATACCAATTCTGTTGTTTGGATGCAGATGAAATTGCTAGTTGGAATCAATTGGGGTGGTCAATACTAATTCGTGTTTGGATGTGCATATCTTAGAATTCGGAATTGGCCATCTCATCTTCTCTCCCCTCACAGCTCCGCCCCTTCCTTCACCGGCGACACAGGCCATCATCTTCTCTTCTCTCCCCTCACGGCTCCTGCCAGGCCACGGCCGTCCGAGCTCGCAACCTCTGCTACCCCCGAATCGAgtgtcgccgccgcagccagccGCCATCACTGAATCaagagccaccgccgccagaTTGAGGAGGAAGGTGCGGGGGGCTGGCGTGAGGAGTCATTGCCTCGTTCCTGACCTCCAACCTCTAGCAGCAAGAGCTAGTCGTCGCACGCCTCCTCACCGCTGCCACGGCCTCCCTCGCCTCGTCCGTCTCCGCCCACACATCAAGGGTACAGGGCGGcgactcctcctcctcgtcacgCCGGCCAcccccaccctcctcctcctcctcaatcTGGTGTGGCGGAGCACCCACGACCGTCCTTCTCCGCCGGAGCCGTCGGGTCCGTCCTTctccgccggagccgccgcacCCCCTTGGGTGGAGCTCCGTgctaaagagagagagagagagagagagagagagagttgggGGAGTGGGGAGGGCGATTTCTGCCCAATACGGAGCAGCCTGACTCGACATTGTGGGAGGGGGAGCGGCTGTGTAACAAATGCCGCTTGGTACTGGACTAGGATTCCAGCCACCAATGCCAAGCGCATCCAAACAGCTAAACTTCGGGTATATCAATGCCAATTCCAAATTCTGGGCCAGAATATCGACATCTAAACGGGCCATAAAGGATTTTCGTTCTGTTGGGATTATCAAATTTCGGCTTATTCCGACATATCCGCTCTCAAAAAACACTCTTGAAATTAAATAATTCAAAATTAACCAACTTTTCACCAGCCGAACAAAGGGTTTATCCATTCGATTTCAAATTGAAGTCCACACTTACACTACAAAGTGAGCATATCCTTCTTTCCCACAAGAGGCTACACGTGACAACTTTGTTCGAGGATTACTAGCATATGTTAAAAAAATACTTGAATGCTGGTTGGGGAAGTagtttagggtgtgtttagttggtgaaaaagtttggatttgggtacttgtggcagaaccacttgaattatcccggctcaagtgtgctggccatcaccataaagacaacaccgactcaaacgcacttcaaacggaataattcttggtctgtcgggtaacgtcccgatacaaccaccggatctcggatcgaacaagcataccccgcatgaaGGCGAGTCCAAAGATATcacaaccatatattttacaacacaagcatatcagttattacaacaagttcaaagtattattacaagtccaaactcagtaaaacagTATACATAACATAAGTTTAAAATTCAGagttaagcagcggaaagaaaacacgacggctacaacacgtcgcaaaagtataccaagctagcccaagcaaggtatcactcgtcggggtcattgccggccggagacggatcccactctacggaccagccagatggtaaagagcagggccaagtcagactagcggtctggtcctcaaaactcatacctgaaacagaattcaacagcaaggctgagtatactaatactcagcaagacttaaccgccaacggatatacttagtccacttagctagactatgcagggttctgtaaggctctagttttccttttgctgaaaagcaataaagagtatgtccttaatttCACGTTTTTAGCTTTCaacattctagttgattaaccattctatgtaagcaactaattttaatcaaccatggtaaaactttagtcaaacatcaagattgatcatcataacattgctcttattactctgtgtggcaaagggatcaagtagtctcaatatccgcgagagacggacgattcgaatcggatttccaaccttgcaaggtaaacctaacacacacgtttggaacaccgtcgggtcgttcccaaacaaccgttgacctttcattccgacttgtggatagggtcactctccccgactacagggcaccaacttcctccctgcacccgtggtgttgcgcaacataaacataaataaaaacctatctctaagagagagtgaaaggtatatccactcaccggtccgatcagctactaggcttaccgcgtaccatatttacggcatgtggctagtacgttcaaacacttaaccatcgctaccacacaccgcgaccttagcagaattcatcaacacagacggggtctcacccaaggtcatgatatcgaacatgaccccgttcgacgtccttatagtgattgcagaaagtaaacaagcaactcctattaagctcgcgagtgataggcaatcaatcgacttttaccggtcctataagcatagcaattactcgaactcaagtctagtgttcagtacataggttcctaggatcatgcatctagggtttcaattcaaatcctaagaactgtaaatgcccaagtaagtagtatataaagtgcgtaatttgaaatactaggtttatgtccggggcttgccttcgcggtagtcacgctcttccggactttggtccgggtcttcagtcagtgcaGTGGCGTTCaactgggcttcttgatcagctccttcggaatccgggatcagctcgtacgttccctctgctagaacagtcgtatctatatgtgatgcaataAACGGTATTACAAACACATACACTTCACtttaaagttgtagtctaacaaatagAAATCAAATTTAGCATATGGTCAATCGTTTacagagtagttatttaacatgtcttactacacaaaacaacatgattaacatcacaaagtaagttttagttagttcatatagcaaataaatcatggtttgctaggAAATAAGTAACTCAgcacacaaatagtatttaAACTcagaaaaattacttcaaataggaagtacagagagcaatctatcatgtaaatttcatgccattttatgcagccaattattcagaataaaacatttactctgacaacacctagaacaataTTAAATTCTAAAGAACAAACTataacacttatgaagctcaaaatttctcaTAATAGGAATCATACGCTTATGAAcatcctataaatttttcagaatttatctaggcataaaacacaagtaataattttgataaaattaaaccacatatggcaAAACTAATTAGCATAAAAAGTTCTATAATATTTCTGGattctaaattttacagacatgaacatATGCCCAAAATAGAGTTCTACAAATTTTCTCAgctttttctaagcaaggaagctatttaccataattaaagcctacttgacAAGTATTTAATCCAagatatagttaaacagatctaaaatttcccaaaatTGTGCAACAGCAAGGTTTTAGTGACACACAtgtatggaaaaagtttcacactcagaactataatatttctaccagcacaaatacattagtaaaactagtagatctaggaatcttgaaactttgacctagttactgatgtcaaaaaggtttcaaatttttaccaggcacTAGTAACACTACAAGATACATtctagccaaaactcacatgaagttactgagtacaactcctagaacaattaaatattatttattctattcttttttcttggattaatatgcaggccaaaactgaagatgtgtatataacaaaacttgtaggccttgcaacaaggattccaaaacatttgaatttcgatttttctatgaatttctaggtattttcaaagtttagcCTAGAAACAAAAGGGAAGGGTCTGGAATCTTGCAGACATGCCCCTAGAAAGAAAAAGATGCTTGCAaataggcccttggccggagtcagagcagagAGAGGAGTTTGACCGGCTGATTCCGGCGGTTCTGGTCATCGGCGacgagggtggaggggctgtGGAGGCTCAGGGCACCAAGCGCTACCTGCTGATGGGtttgggtcgaggaggaggcggccggaggaggTGGGAGATGACTGCTGGACTTGTCTGTAATTTCTGAAAAATTCGGGGAttctactgtaaaacaaaaataactcctaaactagggctcaaatgaaaaagtgcccaacatgaaagttgttaaacttttcaagatctacaactttggtgttgtgcaaaaattgatttgatcaaaggttaaagagttattttgaaaacatggaaatgattttgagtttaatggacttttgtcttttccaaagcaaatcCACCTTAAATTTAGACTGaaatgtaaaattttctgccatgtaatgattgcactgaattttgcaaataaaccctccacaaaaacaACATTTGCataccctattcaaattaaattatagaaaagaccttgcatcaaatcatatttacacaattaaccttatatttttaaaataagacccttgctcacacaatttaagcacatgatgcataaaataaatatagttctactgtgcagacacctagggtgacatattactgtagcacgtttcgttgttatttgataattaatgtctaattatggattaattaacatCGTTATATTCATCTCGTGGGAATCagtcaaactgtgtaattagttatttcttttaactatatttaatgcttcatgtatgtgtcaaaaaaattcgatgtgacaggtactgtagggaaaattttggaaactaaacatggccttattACGGTGGAGTTTGAGTAGCTGATCGAAGCAAGTGCCTTCCGAGTTGGCAAGGTCATCTCACTCACCAGATGGGCTCTGTTTGGTTTAAGTGGAGAAAAAACAACATGAAAACTTTGCCATGTGTTTGATACAGCCAAACACATCAAAATTGAGAGAATTGCTACGTGCACACAGCTTggaggggcagcggcggcgcgtcaGGGAGCAGGCGGCTGCTCTTTGCGGGGGGGAGGGCGCATGAGCGCATCTTGCGCTGGGGGTATGTGACCGGGGACGCCTAACGTCCGTGCCACCTATGGCCCCATCGCCTGGGCCCAATTTTTACACTGTTACAACTAAACACGTGATGTTCAGATGACGCAATTTTTTCCCTCCATAAACCAAACACGGTAATGGTTTGTTTAAGGCAAGTCCTAGACGTGTGCCATTTCCGTGTGTGCGTAGCGGCCGAGACAAGAAAACTGTCCGCCCTCCCCCTTGCGGCACGGATATTCCAAATCCCAAAGGCACCAACCTCTTTCGCTGACATGTGGCCCCGACAAACCCTTATCTTGTGTCTGACCTGATCACCGTCCGATCCgatcacgacggcggcggcggcttcgtctCCGTTATAAAGAGAGACCCGGCTAGTCCTCGTCTTCTTCGTGCTCTCTTCAGAGGTGGGTTGGCTTCTCCTCCCCCtccggttcggttcggttcgggttCGTGAGGTTCTTGGGGTTCCGTTCGGGGGCGAGAGGAAGAGATGGAGGCGTCGGATGTTGAGTACCGCTGCTTCGTCGGCGGCCTTGCCTGGGCCACCGACGACAACTCGCTCCACAACGCCTTCAGCCCCTACGGCGAGGTCCTCGAGTCCAAGGTCCGCCCCGTCATCCATCTGCCCTCGCTTCCTCTGTTCCCTCTTCCCTGTATGGTGATTTCCTTTGGGTGGGAAGAAAAAACGAGATTTTTGAAGGAGGAGAAATGGGGAGCTGTCCAGATCTGCGGTGCTGGAGGGTTTGCTGAGCTAgatctgcttttttttttctgacatGAGCTCGTGCCGTCCCTTGCAGATCATCCTCGATCGTGAGACCCAGAGGTCCCGCGGCTTCGGCTTCGTCACCTTCTCGAGCGAGCAGGCGATGCGCGACGCCATCGAGGGGATGAACGGCAAGGAGCTGGACGGCCGCAGCATCACCGTCAACGAGGCCCAGTCCCGCGGCGGCccgcgctccggcggcggcggcggctacgggcgccgcgagggcggcggtggctacggcggcggcggcggcggctacggtcgccgcgagggcggcggcggctacggcggcggcggcggcggctacggtgGCCGTGgaggctacggcggcggcggctacggtggcaaccgcggcggcggctacggcaACTCCGATGGGAACTGGAGGAGCTGAGCGGTGGGGCCCGCGTGGCCAAAGTTATCCTGTGCTTTCTACTGTTACCCGAGTTATCCTGTGTCATGATCTACCTGTGTTTGGTGTCTGTTTCGTGTTCGTTGTTGCCCATCTGTGTTTTTGATCGCAAGCTCCGTCGTGCTGTTGTCTGTCAGAGCTATCTTGATCTCCATCCCATGAACTTGGGTGTTGGGATTGGAAGCTGTTATCTTGCTGTAACTTGTTACCGTTTCAGTTAATCAAATGGAAAAAAAAGGTGCTACTTGGTGCTGCAAATGATTGTCCTGTCAGCTGCCAAGTTCTTTGCTTTGGAGTGTGAATGAATGATATTCTTGGTAAAAGTGAAGAGCACTGGGATAA containing:
- the LOC120667055 gene encoding pyridine nucleotide-disulfide oxidoreductase domain-containing protein 2-like; its protein translation is MSPAARRLLLARRRCLSTGAASSAPTSSQLPRGKRWDAVVIGGGHNGLVAAAYLARAGRSVAVLERRGVLGGAAVSESDLVPGFRFSRCSYLLSLLRPAILRDLELERHGLKLLPRSPSSFTPCLDGRYLLLGPDAELNHSEISKFSNKDANAYPRYEEQLEKFCKLMDFVIDSAPPELRQDFHTSMVDRMKDRVDKSAFWGNLLRHVMQQGQKNMVEFFDLLLSPASKILNCWFESEVLKATLATDAVIGTMAGVNTPGSGYVLLHHVMGETGGRRGVWAYVQGGMGSVSSAISKAALEAGVQIVTNAEVSQVMVNETTGKVEGVALADGTEVHSPVVLSNATPYKTFVDLVPVNVLPEYFLSAIKTADYSSATTKINVAVDRLPQFHCCKDMNPEGGPEHMGTIHIGSESMEEIDLAYREAAGGISSKRPVIEMTIPSVLDKTISPPGQHVINLFVQYTPYKLSEGSWQESNVRKSFAERCFSLIDEYAPGFSSSVVGYDMLTPPDLEREFGLTGGNIFHGAMGLDSLFLMRPAKGWSDYRTPVKGLYLCGSGAHPGGGVMGAPGRNAASVVLEDLKAK
- the LOC120667058 gene encoding glycine-rich RNA-binding protein 1-like, whose product is MEASDVEYRCFVGGLAWATDDNSLHNAFSPYGEVLESKIILDRETQRSRGFGFVTFSSEQAMRDAIEGMNGKELDGRSITVNEAQSRGGPRSGGGGGYGRREGGGGYGGGGGGYGRREGGGGYGGGGGGYGGRGGYGGGGYGGNRGGGYGNSDGNWRS